A genomic window from Lotus japonicus ecotype B-129 chromosome 1, LjGifu_v1.2 includes:
- the LOC130740861 gene encoding WAT1-related protein At1g70260-like, with protein MEAKIKMMSEVLPFIIMVIMEGCTIGLTIFTKTAITNGMSPFVFIVSTNALATIILFPCSFLSHHKDRKESPPFTFSLFMRFLVLGFTGITMTQTFLYLGLSYSSPILVCAMGHLIPTFNFLISVILRKTKLNLRSSTTQVQLIGIMVSIMGAVLAEFFKGPLIRPSSHHLKHTKQLFVFSSTPEFWVLGGILLAAASFSTAIWNFIQKETVQQYYPEPMKVVSYYCLLGTILSAIVSWIVERDANAWKLKRDMDLILIVLTALFGGVIRPNIQVWFTRMKGPLYVPLFKPFGVAFATTFGVCFFPNSLHYGSVIGAAILGMGYYTVFYGEFKGDDEEENSCDYDESSDSLDKKIPLLQEKMEV; from the exons ATGGAGGCTAAGATTAAGATGATGTCAGAGGTGCTTCCATTCATAATCATGGTGATTATGGAAGGCTGCACCATAGGACTAACAATATTTACAAAAACTGCAATAACTAATGGAATGAGCCCATTTGTGTTCATTGTTTCTACAAATGCTCTGGCCACTATAATTCTGTTTCCTTGTTCTTTTTTATCACACCACAAGGACAG AAAGGAGAGTCCACCTTTTACTTTCTCTTTGTTCATGCGATTCTTGGTCCTGGGTTTTACAGG AATAACCATGACTCAGACATTTTTATACCTGGGTCTAAGCTACAGTTCTCCAATACTTGTATGTGCCATGGGCCACTTGATCCCAACATTCAATTTCCTGATCTCTGTCATTCTCAG GAAGACAAAGTTGAATTTGAGAAGCTCTACTACACAAGTCCAATTGATTGGTATCATGGTATCAATAATGGGAGCAGTGCTAGCTGAATTCTTCAAGGGCCCACTTATAAGACCCTCTTCTCACCACCTTAAACACACTAAGCAACTTTTTGTCTTCTCCTCAACACCAGAGTTTTGGGTTCTTGGTGGCATTTTGCTTGCTGCAGCTTCTTTTTCAACAGCAATTTGGAACTTCATCCAG AAAGAAACTGTTCAGCAATATTATCCAGAACCAATGAAGGTGGTTTCTTATTATTGCTTGCTTGGAACGATCCTTAGTGCAATAGTCTCATGGATAGTGGAGAGAGATGCAAATGCTTGGAAGCTAAAACGTGACATGGACCTCATTCTCATTGTTCTAACC GCACTATTTGGGGGTGTGATTCGTCCTAATATTCAAGTGTGGTTCACTCGTATGAAGGGTCCACTTTATGTGCCACTATTCAAGCCCTTTGGTGTTGCCTTTGCCACCACTTTTGGAGTTTGCTTCTTTCCTAACAGTCTTCATTATGGAAG TGTGATAGGAGCAGCTATACTTGGAATGGGGTATTATACAGTATTTTATGGAGAATTCAaaggagatgatgaagaagagaacAGCTGTGACTATGACGAAAGCTCAGATTCTTTGGACAAGAAGATACCTCTGTTGCAAGAAAAGATGGAAgtgtaa